The proteins below are encoded in one region of Bacillus vallismortis:
- the cysI gene encoding assimilatory sulfite reductase (NADPH) hemoprotein subunit, giving the protein MVTKILKAPDGSPSDVERIKQESDYLRGTLKEVMLDRISAGIPDDDNRLMKHHGSYLQDDRDLRNERQKQKLEPAYQFMLRVRMPGGVSTPEQWLVMDDLSQKYGNGTLKLTTRETFQMHGILKWNMKKTIQTIHSALLDTIAACGDVNRNVMCASNPYQSDIHSEVYEWSKKLSDDLLPRTRAYHEIWLDEERVAGTPEEEVEPMYGPLYLPRKFKIGIAVPPSNDIDVFSQDLGFIAIVEDGELIGFNVAIGGGMGMTHGDTATYPQLAKVIGFCRPEQMYDVAEKTITIQRDYGNRSVRKNARFKYTVDRLGLETVKEELENRLGWSLEEAKPYHFDHNGDRYGWVEGIEDKWHFTLFVEGGRITDYDDYKLMTGLREIAKVHTGEFRLTSNQNLIIANVSSDQKDEISALIAQYGLTDGKHHSALRRGSMACVALPTCGLAMAEAERYLPTLLDKVEEIIDENGLRDQEITIRMTGCPNGCARHALGEIGFIGKAPGKYNMYLGAAFDGSRLSKMYRENIGEADILSELRVLLSRYAKEREEGEHFGDFVIRAGIIKATTDGTNFHH; this is encoded by the coding sequence ATGGTGACCAAAATCTTAAAAGCACCGGACGGCTCTCCAAGTGATGTTGAACGCATAAAACAAGAAAGTGACTATTTGCGCGGGACACTGAAAGAAGTGATGCTGGACCGGATCAGTGCCGGAATTCCGGATGATGACAACCGCCTGATGAAACACCACGGCAGTTATTTGCAGGATGACCGTGACCTTCGCAATGAACGCCAAAAGCAAAAGCTTGAACCGGCATATCAGTTCATGCTGCGCGTGCGTATGCCAGGAGGCGTTTCAACACCGGAACAATGGCTTGTCATGGATGATCTTTCCCAGAAATACGGGAACGGCACATTAAAGCTGACGACCCGTGAAACATTCCAAATGCATGGAATTCTGAAATGGAACATGAAGAAAACCATTCAGACGATCCACTCCGCTCTGTTGGATACAATCGCGGCTTGCGGAGACGTAAACCGCAATGTGATGTGCGCATCGAATCCTTATCAGTCTGACATCCACTCAGAGGTATATGAGTGGTCTAAAAAATTAAGTGACGATCTGCTGCCGCGGACGAGAGCCTATCATGAAATTTGGCTGGACGAGGAGAGAGTGGCCGGCACGCCTGAGGAAGAAGTCGAGCCAATGTACGGCCCGCTCTATCTGCCGCGGAAATTTAAAATCGGTATTGCCGTTCCGCCGTCCAATGATATTGACGTCTTTTCACAAGATCTCGGATTCATTGCGATTGTCGAAGATGGCGAACTGATCGGTTTTAACGTGGCAATCGGCGGCGGTATGGGAATGACGCATGGCGACACAGCAACATATCCGCAATTAGCCAAGGTGATCGGCTTCTGCCGCCCTGAGCAAATGTATGACGTTGCTGAAAAAACGATTACGATTCAGCGTGATTACGGAAACCGTTCTGTCCGCAAAAATGCGCGGTTCAAGTACACCGTTGACCGCCTCGGTTTAGAAACTGTAAAAGAAGAATTGGAAAACCGTCTTGGCTGGAGTCTGGAAGAAGCAAAGCCTTATCATTTCGATCATAACGGCGACCGCTACGGCTGGGTGGAAGGCATTGAGGATAAATGGCATTTTACGCTGTTTGTCGAAGGCGGCCGTATAACGGATTACGATGATTATAAGCTGATGACAGGCTTGCGGGAAATCGCCAAAGTTCATACAGGCGAGTTTCGTCTGACATCTAATCAGAACTTGATTATCGCGAACGTTTCAAGCGATCAAAAAGATGAAATCAGTGCATTAATTGCGCAATACGGACTCACTGACGGCAAGCATCATTCAGCGCTCCGCCGCGGCTCTATGGCATGCGTGGCGCTTCCGACCTGCGGATTGGCAATGGCTGAAGCAGAACGTTATTTGCCGACCCTTTTAGATAAGGTTGAAGAGATCATTGACGAAAACGGCCTTCGTGATCAGGAAATCACCATTCGCATGACAGGGTGCCCGAACGGGTGTGCACGCCATGCACTCGGAGAGATCGGATTTATCGGAAAGGCGCCGGGCAAATACAATATGTATCTTGGCGCCGCATTTGACGGAAGCCGTTTAAGCAAAATGTACCGTGAAAATATCGGTGAAGCAGACATTTTAAGCGAGCTGCGCGTCCTTCTTTCCCGTTATGCGAAAGAACGCGAGGAAGGCGAGCACTTCGGTGACTTTGTCATACGCGCCGGCATTATTAAAGCGACAACGGACGGCACGAATTTTCATCATTGA
- a CDS encoding Na+/H+ antiporter, with protein MDIFLVVLVLLTIIAISNIVNRFIPFIPVPLIQVALGILAASFQQGLHFELNTELFFVLFIAPLLFNDGKRTPRAELWNLRAPILLLALGLVFATVIVGGYTIHWMIPAIPLAAAFGLAAILSPTDVVAVSALSGRVKMPKGILRLLEGEGLMNDASGLVAFKFAIAAAVTGTFSLAQAAVSFVFISLGGLLCGVVISFLIIRFRLFLRRLGMQDVTMHMLIQILTPFVIYLAAEEIGVSGILAVVAGGIIHAVEQDRLESSAMAKLQIVSSSTWNIILFILNGLVFVILGAQIPDVISVIFNDTAVSNMQVISYILVITFTLMLLRFLWVLFFWNGKWFFNKDQNIYKPGLRSTLLLSISGVRGAVTLAGSFSIPYFLEDGTPFPERNLILFLAAGVILCTLAIAAVVLPLLAEKEEEDEKRNEKWLTARRKLIKIALQTIKEDMNDTNKTASLAVIGEYNEKMKNLRFQQYTSSNRIKKLERKLRAQAIIAEQEALMEMRERGDIPEETANVLQDRFNELEILYGNPFKVGLSKTRLKRLMYWIFFGEHKKPEMSILNEAGLIQATRVKTAKAAIAYLEKHKTEEHKEVLLSVIAFYKQLIFRLEHSHHDLKSSAQFEAQKLEVKLKAVQAIRNEIQTLFEKREISRDISHELRQYINDVEAAMLEGGE; from the coding sequence TTGGACATATTTTTAGTTGTTCTCGTTTTATTAACGATTATTGCGATATCCAATATCGTGAATCGGTTTATTCCGTTTATTCCCGTGCCTCTGATTCAAGTGGCGCTGGGGATTCTTGCGGCCTCATTTCAACAGGGGCTTCATTTTGAGTTAAACACCGAATTGTTTTTTGTTCTGTTTATCGCGCCTCTCCTATTTAATGATGGAAAGAGAACGCCGCGGGCGGAGCTTTGGAATTTACGCGCACCGATTTTATTGCTTGCACTCGGCCTTGTATTTGCGACTGTGATTGTAGGCGGATACACGATTCACTGGATGATTCCTGCTATTCCGCTGGCAGCGGCTTTTGGACTTGCGGCCATTCTTTCACCGACTGATGTCGTCGCTGTCAGCGCATTATCAGGAAGAGTGAAAATGCCAAAAGGGATTCTTCGCCTGCTTGAAGGGGAGGGGCTGATGAATGATGCATCAGGTCTGGTGGCCTTTAAGTTTGCGATTGCGGCAGCAGTGACCGGTACATTTTCATTAGCGCAAGCGGCTGTCAGCTTTGTCTTTATTTCTCTTGGGGGCTTGCTGTGCGGAGTTGTCATTTCATTCTTGATTATCCGCTTTCGCCTCTTTTTGCGCCGTCTCGGCATGCAGGATGTCACGATGCATATGCTGATTCAAATTCTGACGCCGTTTGTGATTTATTTGGCAGCGGAAGAAATCGGCGTTTCCGGTATTTTAGCTGTTGTGGCGGGTGGAATCATCCATGCGGTTGAACAGGATCGTCTGGAATCATCAGCGATGGCCAAACTGCAAATCGTCTCCTCGAGTACATGGAACATTATTTTATTTATTTTGAATGGCCTGGTCTTCGTTATCCTCGGGGCACAGATTCCGGACGTCATTTCTGTCATCTTTAATGACACCGCAGTGAGCAACATGCAGGTGATTAGCTATATCCTGGTGATCACATTTACGCTAATGCTGCTAAGATTTCTGTGGGTGCTGTTCTTCTGGAACGGGAAGTGGTTCTTTAATAAGGATCAAAACATTTATAAACCGGGTCTTCGTTCGACACTGTTGCTTTCGATTTCAGGGGTGCGCGGAGCTGTAACGCTTGCGGGTTCTTTCTCTATTCCCTATTTTCTGGAGGATGGCACACCGTTTCCGGAAAGAAATCTGATTCTCTTTTTAGCGGCCGGCGTCATCTTATGCACTTTAGCCATTGCCGCCGTTGTCCTGCCTCTTTTGGCGGAAAAAGAAGAAGAGGATGAGAAACGAAATGAAAAATGGCTGACGGCGAGACGCAAATTAATTAAAATAGCTCTCCAAACGATAAAAGAGGACATGAATGATACAAACAAAACAGCCTCTCTGGCGGTGATAGGGGAATACAATGAAAAGATGAAAAATCTTCGTTTTCAGCAGTATACATCATCCAATCGTATTAAAAAGCTAGAGCGAAAACTCAGGGCGCAAGCCATTATCGCTGAGCAAGAGGCGTTGATGGAAATGCGAGAGCGGGGAGACATTCCGGAAGAAACGGCAAACGTGCTGCAAGATCGGTTTAATGAATTAGAAATTTTGTATGGCAACCCATTTAAAGTCGGGTTATCAAAAACAAGGCTCAAGCGGCTGATGTATTGGATTTTCTTTGGTGAACATAAAAAGCCGGAGATGTCGATTTTAAATGAAGCGGGACTGATACAGGCAACGAGAGTGAAAACGGCGAAGGCAGCAATTGCATATCTTGAAAAACATAAGACGGAAGAACATAAAGAAGTGCTTTTATCTGTCATTGCGTTTTATAAACAGTTAATTTTCAGGCTGGAACACAGCCATCACGACCTGAAATCTAGTGCCCAATTTGAAGCTCAAAAACTGGAAGTGAAGTTGAAGGCTGTCCAGGCGATCAGAAATGAAATTCAAACACTCTTCGAGAAGCGGGAAATTTCCCGGGACATCTCCCACGAGCTTCGCCAATACATTAATGATGTGGAAGCCGCCATGCTTGAAGGCGGCGAATAG
- the pgoN gene encoding glyoxal/methylglyoxal reductase — protein MATSLKDTVKLHNGVEMPWFGLGVFKVENGSEATESVKAAIKNGYRSIDTAAVYKNEEGVGIGIKESGVAREELFITSKVWNEDQGYETTLAAFEKSLERLQLDYLDLYLIHWPGKDKYKDTWRALEKLYKDGKIRAIGVSNFQVHHLEELLKDAEIKPMVNQVEFHPRLTQKELRDYCKHQGIQLEAWSPLMQGQLLDNEVLAEIAEKHNKSVAQVILRWDLQHEVVTIPKSIKEHRIIENADIFDFELSQEDMDKIDALNKDERVGPNPDELLF, from the coding sequence GTGGCAACAAGTTTAAAAGATACTGTAAAGTTACATAACGGAGTTGAAATGCCTTGGTTCGGTCTAGGTGTTTTTAAAGTAGAAAACGGAAGTGAAGCGACTGAATCTGTGAAAGCGGCGATTAAAAACGGTTACCGCAGCATTGATACAGCAGCTGTCTACAAAAATGAAGAAGGCGTTGGCATTGGAATTAAAGAATCCGGTGTGGCAAGAGAAGAGCTCTTCATTACATCAAAAGTATGGAATGAAGACCAAGGCTACGAAACAACGCTTGCTGCCTTTGAAAAAAGCCTGGAAAGACTTCAGCTAGATTACTTAGATCTATATTTAATCCACTGGCCTGGCAAGGATAAATATAAAGATACGTGGCGCGCGCTTGAAAAGCTGTACAAGGACGGAAAAATCCGCGCGATCGGCGTCAGCAATTTCCAAGTTCATCATTTAGAAGAATTGCTGAAAGACGCTGAAATCAAACCGATGGTAAACCAAGTGGAATTTCACCCGCGTTTGACGCAAAAAGAATTAAGAGACTATTGTAAACATCAAGGCATCCAGCTGGAAGCATGGTCTCCGCTCATGCAGGGACAGCTTTTGGATAACGAAGTGCTTGCAGAGATTGCTGAAAAACACAATAAATCTGTGGCTCAAGTGATTTTGCGCTGGGATCTGCAGCACGAGGTTGTCACGATTCCGAAATCTATCAAAGAACACCGCATTATCGAAAATGCTGATATCTTTGATTTTGAATTGTCCCAGGAAGACATGGATAAAATCGACGCGTTAAACAAAGATGAGCGTGTCGGCCCAAATCCCGATGAGCTTCTGTTTTAA
- the modB gene encoding molybdate ABC transporter permease subunit, producing MRNMVLLLSNISASAFFTPIVLSFQVAAVAGIAVIILGTLAGAWMSRATFFGKTALETLFMLPLVLPPTVVGFILIVIFGKHSFIGQAIEWVFHQPVIFTWWAAVIASAVVAFPLMYQSAKTGFADIDRDIQGAAMVDGAGRWKVFIHISIPLTYPSLLTGSILSLARALGEFGATLMFAGNIPGVTQTLPTAIYVALDSGNNTLAWAWVVCIVVISFLMLFFIQQKKTH from the coding sequence TTGAGAAATATGGTTTTACTGCTAAGTAACATAAGCGCTTCAGCGTTTTTCACACCTATTGTGCTTTCCTTTCAGGTCGCGGCAGTTGCCGGAATTGCTGTCATTATTCTCGGAACACTGGCGGGGGCATGGATGTCGCGGGCAACATTTTTCGGAAAAACGGCGCTCGAAACATTGTTTATGCTTCCGCTCGTTCTTCCGCCTACTGTTGTCGGTTTTATCTTGATCGTCATTTTCGGAAAGCACAGTTTTATCGGACAGGCCATCGAGTGGGTCTTTCATCAGCCTGTCATCTTCACCTGGTGGGCTGCTGTAATCGCCTCGGCTGTTGTGGCCTTTCCGCTTATGTATCAATCCGCCAAAACCGGATTTGCTGACATTGATCGCGATATACAGGGAGCTGCAATGGTAGACGGCGCCGGCAGATGGAAGGTATTTATCCATATTTCCATCCCGCTCACCTATCCCTCATTGCTGACCGGAAGCATCCTCAGCCTTGCACGGGCGCTCGGAGAGTTTGGCGCAACACTCATGTTTGCAGGAAACATCCCCGGTGTTACGCAAACATTGCCGACAGCTATTTATGTCGCATTGGATTCCGGCAACAATACCCTTGCTTGGGCGTGGGTCGTCTGTATTGTCGTCATTTCCTTTTTGATGCTGTTTTTTATTCAGCAGAAAAAAACACACTAA
- the modA gene encoding molybdate ABC transporter substrate-binding protein, translating into MFKKYFMLTAALTAILLSAGCTANQSSTDSEKNVTLTISAAASAQDALEEIQQNYEKEHQHITIQNNYGSSGALQKQISQGAGADLFFSAAEDKFQKLVDDGDIAKKDSTDLVGNEIVLVVPKNGDSPVTSFSNLANSEKIALGTPESVPAGAYGKESLTKLSLWDKVKDKIVYGKDVRQVLSYVETGNVDAGIVYKTDALISKKVNIIDEAKADTHSPIVYPLGIVKATKHRKEAKEFYDYLQSDEAMKVFEKYGFTAK; encoded by the coding sequence ATGTTTAAAAAATATTTCATGTTAACAGCAGCCTTAACGGCTATTCTGCTTTCAGCAGGCTGCACCGCAAACCAGTCTTCAACGGATAGCGAGAAAAACGTAACGTTAACCATTTCAGCTGCTGCCAGTGCACAGGATGCGCTTGAGGAAATCCAACAGAACTATGAAAAAGAACATCAACACATCACAATCCAAAATAACTATGGCTCATCAGGCGCCTTGCAAAAACAGATTTCTCAAGGAGCAGGGGCAGATCTGTTCTTCTCAGCTGCTGAGGATAAATTTCAAAAGCTGGTGGATGACGGCGATATCGCCAAAAAAGACAGCACTGATTTAGTTGGCAATGAAATCGTGCTGGTCGTGCCGAAAAACGGAGATTCGCCTGTGACAAGTTTCAGCAATCTGGCTAATTCAGAAAAAATCGCCCTCGGGACGCCGGAATCCGTGCCGGCAGGAGCTTACGGGAAAGAATCACTGACAAAGCTGTCTCTATGGGACAAAGTAAAGGATAAGATCGTTTACGGAAAAGACGTCCGCCAAGTTCTTTCTTATGTTGAAACCGGCAATGTGGACGCAGGCATTGTTTATAAAACAGATGCCCTGATCTCAAAAAAAGTCAACATCATTGACGAGGCAAAAGCAGATACCCACAGCCCGATTGTCTATCCGCTAGGGATCGTAAAAGCTACAAAACACCGTAAGGAAGCGAAGGAATTTTACGATTACCTGCAATCCGATGAAGCAATGAAAGTATTTGAGAAATATGGTTTTACTGCTAAGTAA
- a CDS encoding substrate-binding domain-containing protein → MNETSSYTIEEVAGLLKVSKLTVYDLIKKGVLPAYRVGRQMRVDEEDLKQYKTNMRMSQPIAVAEEPKQMQEAEPDGRKNVMISGQDISMDLLSKHLENAIQETPLRKYKGSLNSLIDMYQGKCDIVSLHLYDAETGQYNAPYAKRILSGEPFCLINAVLRKAGLYVQKGNPKNIQGWDDLRRADIRMINREKGSGARVLLDEQLGLLGVNPADIKGYGDIVTDHYAVASQVSSGQADAGIGAQHAAHMGSVDFIPLIDEQYDIVVLKKQEQLVKAVKEILNSEDYKASLSHLNGYQTNLTGKVMFET, encoded by the coding sequence ATGAATGAAACCTCTTCCTATACAATAGAAGAAGTTGCAGGTCTGCTGAAGGTATCAAAGCTGACCGTTTATGATTTAATTAAAAAAGGCGTGCTTCCTGCTTACCGTGTCGGAAGGCAGATGCGTGTTGACGAAGAAGATTTAAAGCAATACAAAACGAATATGAGAATGTCTCAGCCCATTGCCGTTGCCGAAGAGCCGAAACAGATGCAGGAGGCGGAACCGGATGGCAGAAAGAATGTCATGATCAGCGGACAGGACATTTCGATGGATCTGCTCAGCAAACATTTGGAGAATGCGATTCAGGAGACGCCGCTTAGGAAATACAAAGGGAGCTTAAACAGCCTGATTGATATGTATCAAGGCAAGTGTGACATTGTCAGCCTGCATTTGTATGATGCGGAAACGGGGCAATATAATGCGCCTTATGCAAAACGGATCTTGTCAGGCGAACCGTTTTGCCTGATCAACGCCGTTCTCCGCAAAGCCGGACTGTATGTGCAAAAAGGGAATCCAAAAAACATTCAAGGCTGGGATGACCTAAGAAGGGCAGATATTCGGATGATCAACAGGGAAAAGGGTTCGGGCGCCAGAGTGCTGCTTGATGAACAGCTTGGCTTACTTGGTGTGAATCCGGCTGACATAAAGGGATACGGCGATATCGTGACCGATCATTACGCAGTCGCTTCACAAGTCTCAAGCGGACAGGCTGACGCGGGAATCGGAGCGCAGCACGCGGCACATATGGGCAGTGTGGATTTTATCCCGCTCATCGACGAACAATATGATATCGTCGTTTTGAAAAAACAGGAGCAGCTGGTGAAAGCTGTGAAGGAGATCTTGAACTCTGAGGACTACAAAGCGAGTCTATCTCATTTAAACGGCTATCAAACGAATCTGACTGGAAAAGTGATGTTTGAAACGTGA
- a CDS encoding LTA synthase family protein yields the protein MKGTFFHNQRFLCISIVFMWVKTYAIYKLGFHLQIDSLLEELILLINPLSFILPLFGIGLLLKDIKQRVFLLIANLVLTAILISNTIFYGFYIDFITIPVLFQASNMSDMGSSVKELFNPLFIALFADMVCLLLLARKEKKPQTKAAPRTIKRYYAASCGLILCTLALAEVQQPKLLSHSFDREMLVKSIGLFQFHIYDTVSQTVNVSAKAFANEDSMTAIKNYTEADYSKPDQSKFGLAKGRNVIFVTLESTQSFVLNEKVNGKEITPFMNDFIKKSYSFDHFYQQTEQGKTSDSEFIVANSLYPSLSGAVFFTKSDHQFHTMYKSLKQHDYYSAVFHANHKTFWNRDVMYETFGIDRFFDVDDFHVTPGTSTSWGLKDKEFLEQSAGKLKSLPQPFYSNFITLTNHFPFEIDEKDQLIDEFDSSSDLLNRYVTTVRYEDEALKHFIKKLKDEGLYENSMIVFMGDHYGISEAHNEAMAAFLGKDEITPYDNVQLQRVPFIIHIPGITDQKPETIHDAGGQVDVRPTLMHLLGIETKGDIQFGNDLLSNDRTPFTVLRNGSFITNDYIYTKNTCYSQQTGKVLEDQDACLPYKEKATEELSLSDKILNGDLLRFSE from the coding sequence ATGAAAGGAACCTTTTTTCATAATCAGCGGTTTTTATGTATTTCAATCGTATTCATGTGGGTGAAAACGTATGCGATTTATAAACTCGGCTTTCATTTGCAGATTGATTCCCTATTGGAGGAGCTAATACTGCTGATCAATCCGCTCAGCTTTATCCTTCCTTTATTCGGGATTGGCCTGCTCCTGAAAGATATCAAGCAGCGGGTCTTTTTGCTGATTGCCAATTTGGTTCTGACTGCCATCTTGATCTCCAATACGATTTTTTACGGCTTTTATATCGATTTTATTACCATCCCGGTTTTGTTTCAGGCCAGTAACATGAGCGATATGGGCAGCAGTGTAAAAGAACTGTTCAACCCTTTGTTTATCGCTCTGTTTGCGGATATGGTTTGTTTGCTGCTGCTTGCCCGAAAAGAGAAGAAACCGCAGACAAAAGCAGCCCCCCGCACGATTAAACGGTACTATGCCGCTTCCTGCGGCTTGATTCTCTGCACTCTGGCACTTGCAGAAGTACAGCAGCCGAAGCTTTTGTCACATTCCTTTGACCGGGAAATGCTCGTCAAAAGCATCGGGCTGTTTCAATTCCATATATACGATACGGTTTCTCAGACTGTAAATGTAAGCGCGAAGGCATTTGCCAATGAAGACAGCATGACTGCGATTAAAAACTATACAGAGGCTGATTACAGCAAGCCTGACCAAAGCAAATTCGGGCTGGCGAAGGGGCGCAACGTTATCTTTGTAACGCTTGAATCGACCCAAAGCTTTGTTTTGAATGAAAAGGTAAATGGAAAAGAAATCACCCCGTTTATGAATGATTTCATCAAAAAAAGCTATTCCTTTGATCATTTCTATCAGCAAACAGAACAAGGCAAAACATCCGATTCAGAATTCATCGTCGCTAATTCGCTGTATCCTTCCCTTAGCGGCGCCGTCTTTTTCACAAAAAGCGACCATCAATTTCACACGATGTACAAATCGCTGAAACAACATGATTATTACTCAGCTGTTTTTCACGCCAACCATAAAACATTTTGGAACCGAGATGTGATGTACGAGACATTTGGGATTGACCGCTTTTTTGATGTTGATGATTTCCATGTCACTCCCGGGACATCGACAAGCTGGGGCCTGAAGGATAAGGAATTTTTAGAACAGTCAGCCGGCAAGCTCAAAAGTCTGCCGCAGCCGTTTTACAGCAATTTCATCACGCTGACGAATCATTTTCCGTTTGAGATTGATGAAAAGGATCAGCTGATAGATGAATTTGATTCAAGCAGTGACCTGTTAAACCGCTATGTAACCACGGTGCGCTATGAAGATGAGGCGTTGAAGCACTTTATCAAAAAACTGAAGGATGAAGGTTTATACGAAAATTCGATGATTGTATTCATGGGAGATCATTATGGCATTTCTGAAGCCCATAATGAGGCGATGGCAGCATTTTTAGGGAAAGATGAAATTACGCCGTATGACAACGTTCAGCTCCAGCGGGTGCCATTTATCATACATATCCCGGGAATCACAGATCAAAAGCCGGAAACCATCCATGATGCCGGAGGACAGGTCGACGTTAGGCCGACACTGATGCATCTTCTCGGCATTGAGACAAAGGGCGATATCCAATTCGGCAATGATTTGCTGTCAAACGACCGAACGCCATTCACCGTGCTGCGAAACGGCAGTTTTATTACGAACGACTATATCTATACAAAAAACACGTGCTACAGCCAACAAACAGGGAAAGTGCTGGAAGACCAGGACGCATGCCTCCCTTATAAAGAGAAAGCAACTGAAGAGCTGTCTCTCTCTGATAAAATTTTAAACGGTGACCTGCTCAGGTTTTCTGAATGA
- a CDS encoding metal-dependent hydrolase produces MTGKTHIMGGIASCTAAAYYYGFDPALMAASGAVGALIPDICHTQSKIGRRFPILAKVVSSVFGHRTFTHSLLFLLIMFFITATYIPDQNISTGLMIGMASHLILDAWTVNGIKLLFPSTIRVRLPLYMKTGSFSEQLVLAGLTIASCYYFYMLFHGRMI; encoded by the coding sequence GGGAGGCATCGCTTCTTGTACGGCAGCGGCTTATTATTATGGATTTGATCCTGCGCTTATGGCAGCGTCCGGCGCGGTTGGGGCATTGATTCCCGATATCTGCCACACGCAAAGCAAAATCGGGAGAAGATTTCCTATCCTTGCGAAAGTCGTCAGCTCCGTTTTCGGCCATCGGACGTTTACGCACAGCCTGCTGTTTCTGCTCATCATGTTTTTTATCACAGCCACATATATTCCAGATCAAAACATATCAACCGGACTGATGATCGGAATGGCGAGCCACTTGATCCTTGACGCTTGGACGGTGAACGGAATTAAACTGCTATTCCCATCAACGATTCGCGTGAGGCTCCCATTATATATGAAGACAGGCAGTTTTTCTGAGCAGCTTGTGTTAGCCGGCCTGACAATTGCTTCATGTTACTACTTTTATATGCTGTTTCATGGACGCATGATTTAA